TTGTATGTCCCAAGAAGCAAAGAATGTTTGACCAAGAAACAGCCCACAACTACAGGCTTGGGACCTTTCAGTCACATTTGCCTGACATACAGTAACACCTGCCAGTGCTGTAACTGAGCCATGTGTCTCAAAGGCTTCCCAGTCTAAGCCCAAATATATTGCTTTTTGGGGTCTGAAATATCAATCTCTATTTAGTCTTTCAAGCTATTGAGAAAAGGGACAATATGTCTTTTAAGCTGTGCACAGTTCAAACTTGCACATCTGCACTTTAACAGCTGATTGATATACATAGGTTTTTACTAATTCTACCTTGCAGATGACAGCTTTTGTTAGGGAGGTTTTTCTTATTTCAGCATGAGAATGACACATCAGTAAAATGACTTCCTACAGCTACAATGGCTGCATTTAAGTAGAATGGGTAAACAAGTTAAACAGACAGATAAAACTGGTCACCTCGATAATAAAAGAGAAGAGATGCAACAAAGATGGAAGCCTACGTCAaatcaattcaaaatacttaaTTAATCCCCAAAACGAAATTGATTTTCCAGTACAGCCCAtccaagaaaacaaagaaacaaaccaACACCATAGGACATGGGTAGAGGAGGCTGCACTGCCTTTTCATCGGATAAGAAAAGGGTGACACTAGGAAAGACGGGGAGGGGGGGCACACAGCATACAGATGTACAAGAAAACCAGATTAAATCAGGAAAACCTCAAGAATCACAAGAAAAAAACTATAAACCAGTTCCAATCtagttttatttatacagtccctattacaatacaaactgtctctaggtgcttttcaGAGACCCACAGTGTGACCTCTGAGCAAAAAACATTGCAAAATGTAATTCTCTTCAATTCAAAGTACTTTATCTATTTGGGAAATTGAATTGTACAATCTCAGATGGCTGCAGATGTGATTGAACTGTCCACAACAGAATGATAGAAGATGGACAACATCTTGCTGCTAATGCTGAAGGACCTCAGATTCCTTAAGAAGTCaagtctgctctgtccttttgtataaacagcatcagtgttgcatctccagtccagtctgcaGGTGATGACTAAGGTATTTATCCTCTTTCACCACCTCCACTTCTACAACCATGATGGAAAAACTATCTGACTTAATCCTTGCTCTCCTCAAATCCACaatcatctcctttgtcttCTTCACATTCAACATGCCACAAAACGGTCCACCAGCTCTCTGTCCTCAGTCTCTTGTCCATCACTGATAGACGAGCGTTACTAACAAacattacagtaaataaaaggCCCTGGTGGAGGTGCTTACTTCTTATAAATTACTTATAATCAAGAGTTTCTCAGTTCCAGTCCTGGAGACCCACTgctctgcatgtttcagatgtttctctgctccaACACACATGATTCAAATCAATCCAACACCATCACCGGGGTTTGCACTCGAGTGGTAGTGACCCATTCCCTTGAAGTAAAGCGTTGCTATGAATCAGCAGGCTTTTACTAACAATGGCTGGTCTGACATTTGGGAAAGTTCATGGTGCCCCTTGTTCCCGGACTTATATGTAGAGTCCAATCAGGTGTTAGATCGTCGCCATTTGTGAAATAATACATTGTCGAAATACATTGTGAGTCCTGCTGGGCGCTGATACTGAACGACCACTTCAAAGCCAGACAGTAAACTGTGGTTGACTAAATGCTCGTGACTTCATGTGAGTAATCTAATAGTGTTGTAACTTTCTGAATTCTGATTGTTCTCGTCAGTCTGCTGctgatgttaataaactgaggCGTCATTGTTCTAAACTGGTGCACGTGGACTCTGGACATATGATTAGCACCAATGCTAATCCACAGATAGGCCTGATGTGGTGATAAACATAGATGCTGTCAATAGCTGGTGGAGGCAAGTGAAGACACTCAGAGACCAGGCTGTACTGTAGTtatgaggaggaagaagaagaagacgtcATCATCAGGTCTTTCCTCATCTTCAAATAGAGAAACTTTTTCATAACCCTCTATAACTGGACGCTGACACACTTATAACCattattttgactcttttccCACATCTTACCACGATATATTGATGCGGCATGTTAAGAAGTTTAATAAAAGTGGCATGAGTGAAACTGAACGCAACCTCATGCTGTTGTCTAATGCAATTTccagcttcttctttttttttagtagtTTTAAACTAAAGTTATGAAACCACTGACTGGGGACCTTTATCCCGTCTGATGACGTATTGTTTGATTTGTCCATTTGAAGTCAATCaaacaatcaaactttatttctatagcacattacaacaaaacacggggccaaagtgcttcacatttaaaacaagaacgCTCACAAAAGACTTAACTAACAACAATaagaataaaatacatttataaagaagAAACTGCCAAAAGCTTGCTTGAACAAGAACATCAATTAATTTATCAATTAATTAATTCTATCAATAATCCCCCCTCATGTTTTCACTGCTTGACTGACACTCATGTTAGACATTACACTATGCTGTAAATCAGAGGTACCAAAGAGTATGTGTTCagttttactttcatttaaaTAAAGAGGGTTTGGGGGGTAACCGTTATTTTATATCAGCAAGGCAGCTATGCAGAAAATCAAGAGCAGTTTCAGCATTTAGGAGCACCGGCACATAGACCTGAAGGTCATCAGCATATAAATGAAAAGAACGCTTATGCTTAGCAAAAATTAATCCTACCGGTAGCATATACAGTGAGAAAAGGAAAGGACCAGGAATAGCACCTTGTGGCACACCAGAGGATAGAAGGGCAGCGGAGGATGAAAAGTCACCAATCATAACAACAAAACTCCTGTATGAGCTGAACCACTGCAGGCAAGCAATGAAAACTGAATTTTCCACACTGTCAAAAGCTGCTGTGAGATCGATCAGCACAAGGGATAAAAGATTATTATTCTGTACTTTAAGCAGCACCAGATCTGTGCTGTGTTATGATCTCCAAACGGGCTATTTTTGTAAAATTGATTGTAACTGgattaaaacaactttttaTGAAACCTGGAAATGAGAAGCAGGTCTaaaatgtaatcaaactgtagggttgagattgttgtttttttaagtggtcTGCACAGCATTCAGTGTCtgcatgttttttctttcctgtgATTGTCTCAGAGAACTAGGTGAAAGGTTTAAACATGCATATATGCACACTGTAATAGAatagaaatagaatagaatagaaagcctttattatcattatactggtacaatgagattaggcagcagctccgtaaaagtgcacacatgcaaagactatgtaaacaaagacagtgtaaacaacaaaatgagaaacaggaaacataaatatatatatatatatatatacacaaattgCATGTATTTTAGAATGGGAGCGTTGTGAATGTCTCTTTGGCTAAGGAAGCCTTGTTTAATGTATATCAGATCAAATGGTCACAGGACATATTGTATAAAccaaaattaagaatatttaGTATGATAAAAAGTTGTTATAGCTGTGAAAAGTACGTTTGTGCCTCATTATCTAAAAGAAAACGATCATTATGTGCCCATATCCGTTGTGGAATCTTGCCTCTGCACCTTGAGACGGGACGTTATCGAGGGGTCCCAGAAGAAGAGAGGATTTGTCCCTACTGTGATATTAATGACATTGAAAATGAGTtccattttctattttattttcctctgtATCATGAGCTGCGTCAAAAATTGTTTGATaggtgtaagaatttggatttgatgtgggtaagCGGTGCTGAGAGagtcaaatggatttttgatcataaagtatttgcacttgctgactatttggagaaagcatgggataaacgaagaaaagtaacatatatgtaaaaatatccattctggtttttgatttatttattttgtttttgtgcagctcccaattaagtgCGTGTGATattcagtggtgtaaagtaacgaagtacaagtacttcgttattgtacttaagtaagatttttgagaatttgtacttttattgatactttcatttttctgtacttttacttttacttcgttacattttcaaggaaaaaatcgtacttttaatccgctatatttaaaattggacacgtcgttactcgctacaaattaaagtcttacattaaatgaaaatgtaggctattgccgtgagaacagcacagcgggggctgatttatggttccgcgttacaccggtgcagagctacggcgtagggtatgcggcgacgcacaccctacgtcgtagcctacggcgtagggtgtgcgtcgatttaacgcggaaccataaggcggacgggaaggaagggggcgagtgaattgcccgtgattgcccggcggcggctccgtgacaagacacctggggcggacggggagacctctccgagaaggagacgcatcTCCCGGGGGAGTTGCGCTGCAGAGGCCGGCCggaaaggccggaggaaccgccgtcgcgtcgaggaccgatgaagactgaagcctgaattatcggtccgcgttaaatcgatgcgtaccctacgccgtaggctctgcgttggtgtaacgcggaaccataaatccggttgagcggcagccgacgctcaagccgacgaaattaaaatggggtaatggaaacaaacgctaaaggggtcagaataatatcaccattatttagagttgtaagcaaattcttggattcttcatttctttgcaatccttttgaaaataattttgtactttgaattttgtactttgtactttttacttttgtacttaagtacattttacaccatgtacttttggtactttattatatttaatttgaggtacttttatacttttacttaagtaattttcttaatgggtactttttacttttacttaagtaattttcaagcagaaaatttgtacttttacttaagtacaatatttttgtactttttccacctgtggtgatattgtgtattgatgattttctgtttctggtgtcttataatcctgtaagggatgggtcttcggacatgacaccaaaataaaattaattcattcattcattcattaattcattcactATGAACTATGACTAAGGGATCACTGATGAAGCAACTCCTATGTGGAGcacttattattttatctgaTCTTTATATACAGATTACAGGGCAACTAAACCTGGGTGTAAAGTCCAGTTAATAGGCGTGACCTCAGTGCAGTCGCAGTCATGGCTCAGAGTCGAGCAGTAGTGTCGGGTCAATGGCTGGCAAACGCCGTCACAAAGAAACTCGTGGGTCCCAAACTTCGTGTACTTGACACGTCCTGGTACCCTGCGAAAACGAAACGTGTCGCCAAAGATGACTTTGCTCAGAAACACATACCGGGCGCGTCGTTTTTCAGCATGGACGAATGCCGCGACAAGAGCTCTGCCTTCGACCACATGCTGCCAACTTCCCGCGAGTTCTCCGAGTACGTCGGAAATCTCGGTGTCGGGAACGACACGCATGTCGTCGTGTACGACACCAGCGACTTCGGGTCGTTCAGCGCCCCCCGCGTGTGGTTTATGTTCCGGCTGTTCGGACACGACCTGGTCTCGGTGCTGGACGGAGGTATGAAGAACTGGGTGGCCGACGGTCACCCGCTCACATCGGAGCACCGTCAACCGGAGCGCAGAGAATTCCGAgcgtccctgaacgcagcatggGTGAAGagttatgaagaagttctgcaGAACGTGAAGAGCAGGCAGGTCCAGGTGGTGGACGCCAGGTCTGCAGGGAGGTTCAGGGGGACGGAGCCGGAGCCCAAGGATGGTGAGAACATGCACACTAAACTGGAATCAGGAGTTTGGAAGTTGCAGGCTCGTACATGCAAATACTCTGAAAGTTTGAGCTGCTAATGAGgacaaaataagataagataagaaaataataaagaaaatagtCTCATTTCAGTCTGCACATGAACatggaaacagtttttttttaatagtctaTTATGCATTGACTTCATTCAAAGGGCAGTAAATGAAACAGTTGGTATAACTTCCTCTTGCATTTAAATACACTTGTGCACACTTTAAAAAAGTATTTGGCAAGGTTCCTCCTATTATCCCACAATAACAGTTTTCTTGCGATAAGGACTCTGGCAACTTCAGATCTCTTGGTGCTTGTTGCTCCGAGTTCTCCTTGTAATTCATTTATGACTCTGGTATAGGCCTACATTTGCAAATATAGTTTCTCAGTTCACATATTGATGATTTAATAGACATCAGCcctgaaggttttttttaaatagtctaTTATTCATTGACTTCATTCAAAGGGCAGTAAATGAAACAACAACTAATCATTACTGACTGGTATAACTTCCTCTTGCCGTTTAATACAGTTGTGCACACTTTAAAAAAGTATTTGGCAAGTTGGATGTTCAAGTATAATGAAATAAGTTTTCAAATATGTTCTGTTTCCTCCTATCATCCCAGAATAACTGTTTTATTGAGATAAGGACTCTGGCAACTTCAGATCTCTTGGTGCTTGTTGCTCCGAGTTCTCCTTGTAATTCATTTATGACTCTGGTTTACATTTGCAAATATAGTTTCTCAGTTCACATATTGATGATTTAATAGACATCAGCCCTGAAGGTTTTCCACAAATAATCAATCTACTCGTGCTAAAACATCAGAGAATAATGTTCTGTTGAGTGAGTGAATAAGAGTTATTGTCACTCAAAATCTCCACTCCTCATGTCTTTCTTGTCTGTTTGGTGACAGATATACTGCCTGGACATTTCCCTGGAACAATCAACATGCCGTACACATCTTTCCTGGACGCATCAGGAAAGCATCACGGACCTGAGAAGCTGGCGGAGCTTTTCAGGGAGGCGGGGGTGGACCTGGATCGGCCACTGTGGTCCACCTGCACCTTTGGTATCACGGCGTGTCACGTAACGCTGGCTGCTCACAGGCTCGGGCACCCCGGGGTCTGTCTTTACGATGGCTCCTGGAGTGAATGGTTCAAAAGGGCGTCTCCAGAGAACATCATATCAGAGGGCGAGGGGAAGAAGTGAGTGGGAAGAATAATTGATAAACAacgtgttattttttttcaaagaggGTCTTTACCATCTTTGCTGTCAAAAAATGACAATACTGGCCTTATAATTTCAAGGGAACAGGTAGACAGCCACTGCATTCAGTACTATACTGACCTGGGGAGAGTCTCAAATTACAGAAACCCACCATCAGCCTTTTAAAGGAGTAATAAACAGCTCATCAGCTTCATCACTACATGTacaaataaatgtttgtttcatctgttgtatgtttttggactttttttctgcATGCATATTGAAAGTGACATTATTCAAGCCTATATTATACATTATTGTTATTCAACCAGTTTGTCAGAACAGTTTATtaatgttatattaaaaaaagctgcatgaaacacattttttaatgaataatgtagttttttagtttgaTGCTCGTGCAAGCAATTtaggaaggaaataaagatgAACAGCTTTAAAGACCTGGCTCAATATACCGTCAGGAACAATGCCAAAGATATACCAAGATTACATACTTTCAGCCACTAGAActttaaataaatctatttAATAGTGAGCTTATCACAGAATTTTCTAACATAATTACACTTTTTAATTCCCTTTATTTTTTCTAATGAACCTGTTTGGAGGAAGCCCTTACCTCTATCACTTATGCAAAAACTGCTCACCGTTAtgcaacaaacaaagaaaaacctcTGTTGTCATTCATCATTATTTTATCATCCTTTGTTATCAAAATTCCCAAGTATATAAAGCAactctatgtagcaataccacttctgatcACATGGGGGCATATAAGACAGCTGAGCCACCAAAATAACTGCTGAGTGGAGATaatagactgtataaaacaatgggTTTCTGAACCCAACGGGTTTCTGAACAGCGGTTATGAAGctcgtttttcttctgcagccatATTGCTTGAGAAGCCAATGGAAACACACCCactgcatgtcaatcaaagttagtttgctaccagctccttcagctgaaccccattaaaatatctgcagagctgttgTCAGATATTTTCAGCGGTATAACATGTTGACTTGacggcaaaatcaaaaatgactgtTGCATTTATCCAATGCTGGGTTAATACAAACACGTGGATGCCTCACTAAGCGCAGTAACATGGCAATTACAGATTAGGAAGTAATAATTGATAGCCAATGgttgagccgactgtcaatcaatcatattaaatataaatgtatttctttataaAAATTCTCCTGGCATGTTACAAAAAAATATCGCccacctcagagttgtcatgggtgtgaaatcaaacgactATGGCCAAAACGCTTTTtcaaaccaggctgtaaatatatttatttctcctctaaagtttgacattttaacatgtgAATCAATTGAGATTTGGAGATTTTTGTTGAAACTTTGCCTAgatttgcagccagcctctagcTGTCAGACGAGTAACTGCAACAGGACTGTGTTCAGCTGGAGCCCACGGCCCTccctaggcaaggcaaggcaaggcaagtttatttatatagcacaattcaacataaggtgattcaaagtgctttacatcgacattaaaagcagcaagacataattgtacagtaaatagcaaataaaattatgagaaaataaggtaaaataataataaaagcacaggttgctaatttaacagtacgcttaaataacgaataaatgaaataaaatgataagaaaagaagtaaaataataaaaagcacaagctgttaaaaataagggcagtagagtacagcaggtaagtatttaatttaagagtacgcttgagtaaacagtaatgtttttaggcctgatttaaaggagatgACAGTTGGAGccgacctcaggtctacaggaagtttgttccaccggtgaggagcagaataactgaacgctgcctcaccttgcttggttcttgggaatcacaacaaaccagatccagatgaagctcaggggtctgggagcttcataggaactaacagatccagcatgtattttggtccaagaccattcagtgctttgtagaccagcagtaggatttaaaactctatcctttgactcactggaagccagtgtagtgatttcatgaccggtgtaatatggtccagtttcctggtgtttgtaaggactctggcagcagcgttctggatcagctgcagctgcctggttgatttcttgttaaggcctgtaaaaatgttattgcaataatccaaccttctgaaaatgaatgcatgaataagttttttcACGTCTTGTTTATGCAAACCGTTTCCGTTAGGGTTGTATAATCTAAGGGGCAGAACTGTCCCAGCTTTACTAGACGGGAAGGCCGGAGTGTTATCATTCCTGGGTTGGAGCTGCACATTGCTtcttatctgtaatattttgtttgtgaaaaaggcAGCCAAGTCATTACATGCCTTTTCAGACAGCAATTCAGGGGGGATTGAGGCTGTGGGGTTTGTCAGTCTGTCTACCACAGAAAACACTGTGCGAgcattattactgtttctatcgataatctttgaaaaatacgattgccttgcattcttcagtttctggttataattgcgaagactctctttataaatgttgtaatataCCTGGAGTTTGTTTTTGCGCCACCTGCGTTCTGCTTGTCTACATACCCTTCTCTGTGCTTTAACCAATGTGGCGTTTCTCCAGGGTGACTTTTTCCTCCCGGACAGAACTTTGGTCTTAATTGGGGCGAtagaatcaataacagtcataacattggaactgaaactgataacaaggtcatcaactagaactgagggaagggtttgtgatggtgtaaaaccctgggtgaataatgcacaggtgttatcatttatataacactttctgattacctctgcttcacctttcataggattggcaacagtggtcattttaaacaaaacacagtagtgatcagacagagcaacatcgttcaccacaacctctgagatattaagacccttggaaataattaaatctaGAACATGTCCTCGGTTATGCGTTGAATCTTTGACATGCTGGGAAAGCCCAAAAttatccagaatatttaaaagttccttaCCACATCCATATTTGGGATTatcaacatgaatgttaaaatcacccactaaaacaacacagtcaaaatccatgcacatAATTGACAGTAGTTTGGCAAACTCATCAAAAAACCTTGCATCATATTTGGGGGGTCTGTAGATGGTCACTAAGATTGCTCGACAGGGGGATTTTAACCGAATGGCAACATATTCAAAGGAATCAAATTGACCATAAGACATTTTCTTGCATTGGAAGCTGTCCTTGAACAGAGTAGCAACTCCGCCTCCTCTCCTATGTATTCTTGCTTCACTAAAGAAACTAAAATTCTGGGGTGTTGACTGATAAGAACTGCTGCACTATTATCCTGACTTAAccaagtttcagttaaaaacatcttaaaaaaatCTCCTTAATAAAAACATTGATTAAGAAAGATTTGCCAACCAGAGACCTGATATTTAAAAGGGCTAAATGTAAATACTTAACAGGAGACACTGGTGCGTTTTGAGGCTATACTCAACAGATTGGCAGATTTAAttgaacttttttcatttctc
This window of the Cololabis saira isolate AMF1-May2022 chromosome 21, fColSai1.1, whole genome shotgun sequence genome carries:
- the LOC133421562 gene encoding 3-mercaptopyruvate sulfurtransferase-like; this encodes MSRSSVKSFEDITDNICSQSFQVVDMRPYSRFQGKVPEPRNVNRRDLSAVAVMAQSRAVVSGQWLANAVTKKLVGPKLRVLDTSWYPAKTKRVAKDDFAQKHIPGASFFSMDECRDKSSAFDHMLPTSREFSEYVGNLGVGNDTHVVVYDTSDFGSFSAPRVWFMFRLFGHDLVSVLDGGMKNWVADGHPLTSEHRQPERREFRASLNAAWVKSYEEVLQNVKSRQVQVVDARSAGRFRGTEPEPKDDILPGHFPGTINMPYTSFLDASGKHHGPEKLAELFREAGVDLDRPLWSTCTFGITACHVTLAAHRLGHPGVCLYDGSWSEWFKRASPENIISEGEGKK